A window of Oncorhynchus masou masou isolate Uvic2021 unplaced genomic scaffold, UVic_Omas_1.1 unplaced_scaffold_11178, whole genome shotgun sequence contains these coding sequences:
- the LOC135529200 gene encoding STE20-related kinase adapter protein alpha-like isoform X1 gives MGSFLPDSSAYELLTIIGRGLEDLMTVNLARYRPTGEHVAIRRIDLESCTNEMVNYLQAELHVSKLFHHSSILPYRSIFIAENELWVISPFMAYGSARDLISSHFTDGMNELAIAYILLGMLKALDYIHHMGYVHRSVKASHVLISADGQVCMSGLRSIISLIRHGQRARVVHDFPQYSIKVLPWLSPEVLQQNLQGYDFRSDIYSLGITACELANGHVPFKDMPATQMLLEKLNGTVPCLLDTTTIPPEELTMKPSRSGADSGICEGPSTGGAHHSNGEPSSSGSHPYSRTFSPHFHAFVELCLQRDPEKRPSASALIGHSFFKQIKRRPSEALPELFRPVTPITGFQSTQPQDAASGLASLESGLSHMDVDDWDF, from the exons TTCCTCCCCGACAGCAGCGCCTATGAGCTCCTGACCATCATAG GTCGAGGCCTGGAGGACTTGATGACCGTCAACCTTGCCAGATACAGACCCACAGGAGAACACGTAGCAATCCGTCGGATTGACCTGGAGTCCTGCACAAATGAAATGGTCAACTACCTGCAG gctGAGCTCCATGTATCTAAGCTGTTCCACCACTCCAGCATCCTGCCCTACAGGAGCATCTTCATAGCAGAGAACGAGCTGTGGGTCATCTCTCCCTTCATGGCCTATG GGTCAGCCAGAGACCTGATCAGCAGCCACTTCACTGATGGGATGAATGAGCTGGCCATCGCCTACATCCTACTGGGCATGCTCAAAGCCCTGGACTACATCCACCACATGGGCTATGTACACCG GAGCGTGAAGGCCAGCCACGTGTTGATCTCGGCAGACGGTCAGGTGTGTATGTCTGGTCTGAGGAGCATCATCAGTCTGATCCGTCACGGCCAGCGGGCCAGAGTGGTCCATGACTTCCCCCAGTACAGCATCAAGGTGCTTCCCTGGCTCAGCCCAGAGGTGCTGCAGCAG AACCTGCAGGGATACGACTTCCGGTCAGACATCTACAGTCTTGGCATCACAGCCTGTGAGCTCGCCAATGGACATGTGCCCTTCAAAGACATGCCAGCCACACAG ATGTTGCTGGAGAAGCTGAACGGGACAGTCCCCTGTCTGTTGgacaccaccaccatccccccaGAGGAGCTGACCATGAAGCCCTCCCGCTCTGGAGCTGACTCTGGGATCTGTGAGGGCCCCAGCACCGGAGGGGCCCACCACTCTAACGGAGAGCCCTCCTCCTCGGGGAGCCACCCCTACAGTCGTACCTTCTCTCCCCACTTCCATGCTTTTGTGGAGCTGTGTCTACAGAGGGACCCAGAGAAGAG ACCCTCAGCCAGTGCTCTCATTGGTCATTCCTTCTTCAAACAG ATCAAGCGTCGGCCATCGGAGGCTCTGCCTGAGCTATTCCGGCCCGTAACACCCATCACAGGCTTTCAGAGTACCCAGCCTCAGGACGCTGCCTCTGGACTGGCCAGCCTGGAATCTGGCCTCAGCCACATGGATGTGGATGACTGGGACTTCTGA
- the LOC135529200 gene encoding STE20-related kinase adapter protein alpha-like isoform X2, which translates to MGSFLPDSSAYELLTIIGRGLEDLMTVNLARYRPTGEHVAIRRIDLESCTNEMVNYLQAELHVSKLFHHSSILPYRSIFIAENELWVISPFMAYGSARDLISSHFTDGMNELAIAYILLGMLKALDYIHHMGYVHRSVKASHVLISADGQVCMSGLRSIISLIRHGQRARVVHDFPQYSIKVLPWLSPEVLQQNLQGYDFRSDIYSLGITACELANGHVPFKDMPATQMLLEKLNGTVPCLLDTTTIPPEELTMKPSRSGADSGICEGPSTGGAHHSNGEPSSSGSHPYSRTFSPHFHAFVELCLQRDPEKRSSVGHRRLCLSYSGP; encoded by the exons TTCCTCCCCGACAGCAGCGCCTATGAGCTCCTGACCATCATAG GTCGAGGCCTGGAGGACTTGATGACCGTCAACCTTGCCAGATACAGACCCACAGGAGAACACGTAGCAATCCGTCGGATTGACCTGGAGTCCTGCACAAATGAAATGGTCAACTACCTGCAG gctGAGCTCCATGTATCTAAGCTGTTCCACCACTCCAGCATCCTGCCCTACAGGAGCATCTTCATAGCAGAGAACGAGCTGTGGGTCATCTCTCCCTTCATGGCCTATG GGTCAGCCAGAGACCTGATCAGCAGCCACTTCACTGATGGGATGAATGAGCTGGCCATCGCCTACATCCTACTGGGCATGCTCAAAGCCCTGGACTACATCCACCACATGGGCTATGTACACCG GAGCGTGAAGGCCAGCCACGTGTTGATCTCGGCAGACGGTCAGGTGTGTATGTCTGGTCTGAGGAGCATCATCAGTCTGATCCGTCACGGCCAGCGGGCCAGAGTGGTCCATGACTTCCCCCAGTACAGCATCAAGGTGCTTCCCTGGCTCAGCCCAGAGGTGCTGCAGCAG AACCTGCAGGGATACGACTTCCGGTCAGACATCTACAGTCTTGGCATCACAGCCTGTGAGCTCGCCAATGGACATGTGCCCTTCAAAGACATGCCAGCCACACAG ATGTTGCTGGAGAAGCTGAACGGGACAGTCCCCTGTCTGTTGgacaccaccaccatccccccaGAGGAGCTGACCATGAAGCCCTCCCGCTCTGGAGCTGACTCTGGGATCTGTGAGGGCCCCAGCACCGGAGGGGCCCACCACTCTAACGGAGAGCCCTCCTCCTCGGGGAGCCACCCCTACAGTCGTACCTTCTCTCCCCACTTCCATGCTTTTGTGGAGCTGTGTCTACAGAGGGACCCAGAGAAGAG ATCAAGCGTCGGCCATCGGAGGCTCTGCCTGAGCTATTCCGGCCCGTAA